From one Populus alba chromosome 17, ASM523922v2, whole genome shotgun sequence genomic stretch:
- the LOC118060438 gene encoding beta-glucosidase 12, producing MGSIAKLSRKSFPDGFVFGSSSSAYQFEGETNRRGKGPNIWDTFIEEHPERISDHSNAKVAVDFYNRYKEDVQRMRGMGMDAFRFSISWSRVLPHGRLSAGINEEGIQFYNNLIDELIKKGIQPYATLFHWDTPQAIEDRYGGFLSPNILNDFRDFVELCFQRFGDRVKHWITLNEPFMFSVNGYDTGTLAPGRISTLENYPGQPKISGATEVYIVTHHLLLAHATAVKVYKEKYQTCQGGKIGITLVSHWFEPYSTSESDRMATKRSLDFMLGWYMDPLTKGDYPQNMHDHVGGRLPRFSEEESKMLRGSYDFIGVNYYTTYYAQNVEDVNYKNIGFMEDARVNWPGERNGIPIGPQAGSSWLYIYPEGIRYLLNYIKDAYENPTIYITENGVDDVNSSSLEEALNDPIREQYYKDIFHNVLKSINDHGVDVKGFFAWSFLDDFEWGSGYSSRFGLFYIDYENNLKRYAKNSVKWFKQFLKKDESTELNDNIKSKSRMEEGSARSRKKSRID from the exons ATGGGAAGTATTGCCAAGTTGAGTCGTAAGTCTTTCCCAGATGGTTTCGTTTTTGGATCTTCTTCGTCAGCTTACCAG TTTGAAGGTGAAACGAACAGGAGAGGTAAAGGACCGAATATATGGGACACCTTCATCGAGGAGCATCCAG AGAGGATAAGTGACCATAGCAATGCAAAGGTGGCAGTTGATTTCTATAATCGCTATAAG GAAGATGTGCAAAGAATGAGGGGAATGGGAATGGATGCTTTCAGATTCTCTATTTCCTGGTCTAGGGTATTACCAC ATGGCAGACTAAGTGCTGGAATAAACGAAGAAGGGATCCAGTTTTACAACAATCTCATCGATGAGCtcataaaaaa AGGTATACAGCCTTATGCAACTCTCTTTCACTGGGACACTCCACAAGCAATTGAGGACAGATATGGTGGTTTCTTGAGCCCTAATATTTT AAACGATTTCCGAGACTTTGTGGAGCTTTGCTTTCAAAGATTTGGAGACCGGGTGAAGCACTGGATCACTTTAAATGAGCCTTTTATGTTTAGCGTCAATGGTTATGACACGGGCACATTAGCACCCGGCAGAATTTCAACTTTGGAGAATTATCCAGGCCAACCCAAAATCTCTGGCGCCACCGAGGTTTACATTGTAACCCATCATCTGTTGCTTGCTCATGCAACGGCTGTGAAAGTGTACAAGGAAAAGTATCAG ACGTGTCAAGGAGGAAAAATTGGGATAACCCTCGTTTCTCATTGGTTTGAACCTTACTCAACTAGTGAAAGTGATCGGATGGCAACTAAACGAAGCCTTGATTTTATGCTTGGATG GTACATGGATCCTCTAACTAAAGGTGACTATCCACAGAATATGCACGACCACGTTGGAGGAAGATTGCCTAGATTCAGTGAGGAGGAATCCAAGATGCTGAGAGGATCTTATGACTTTATTGGGGTCAATTACTACACTACATATTATGCTCAGAATGTTGAGGATGTTAACTATAAGAATATTGGGTTTATGGAAGATGCTCGTGTTAACTGGCCAg GGGAGAGAAATGGAATACCAATAGGCCCACAG GCGGGTTCAAGTTGGCTTTATATTTATCCCGAAGGTATTCGTTATCTTTTGAATTACATAAAGGACGCGTATGAAAATCCAACAATATATATCACTGAAAATG gagtTGATGACGTGAATTCCTCGTCGTTAGAGGAAGCCCTCAATGATCCCATCAGAGAGCAATATTATAAAGACATTTTCCACAATGTTCTGAAATCTATCAA TGACCATGGTGTCGATGTCAAGGGGTTTTTTGCTTGGTCATTCTTGGATGATTTTGAATGGGGATCCGGTTATAGTTCAAGGTTTGGTCTCTTCTACATTGACTACGAAAACAACTTGAAACGATATGCCAAAAATTCTGTGAAGTGGTTTAAGCAATTTCTGAAGAAGGACGAAAGTACTGAACTCAACGATAATAT aaaatcaaaatctcgAATGGAGGAGGGATCAGCTCGTAGCCGTAAGAAGTCGAGAATTGATTAA